One genomic region from Ornithinicoccus hortensis encodes:
- a CDS encoding DUF2277 domain-containing protein, with the protein MCRNIRPLNNFEPPATSDEVQAAALQYVRKVSGATKPSQANQEAFDHAVHVIEHATQDLIDSLVTTAPPKDREVEAAKAKERSAKRFAS; encoded by the coding sequence ATGTGCAGGAACATCCGCCCACTGAACAACTTCGAGCCGCCCGCCACCTCCGACGAGGTGCAGGCCGCCGCGCTGCAGTACGTCCGCAAGGTCAGCGGCGCCACCAAGCCGTCCCAGGCGAACCAGGAGGCGTTCGACCACGCCGTGCACGTCATCGAGCACGCCACGCAGGACCTGATCGACTCGCTCGTGACCACGGCCCCGCCCAAGGACCGCGAGGTCGAGGCGGCCAAGGCCAAGGAACGCTCGGCCAAGCGGTTCGCCAGCTGA
- a CDS encoding alpha/beta-hydrolase family protein, translated as MFSRRPHALLLSLLAALTATVLTLVATPAVAGAERTPAGRAVLALASGTGTEALAAVPADFADVMGYHPVLEAGELVRADGDCSSPVPLPPAFEPACRQHDYGYDLLRYAGATGAPLGTWARTSVDGLLRDRLDRLCAGTSSVGSCGPNAQMAATAVELNSLRQGQGVPDESLVTGAALASSALGLLGMTAVVLPDRVVRRLAGGARRLSGGARRLLSRVRRLAGLVRVSPPTVGATVLVTGAVLLSLVPSLLPRPVLVQGPLTGVLVALALLAAWLVGRVRRCVTGGLAHAQLHPHPDPRPGTTRGRWLALSVGVAVVLAGVVCAGLLLADQAGTVGLAAPAPTHWPVVAALAGGTASGLVLLGRGAAWAVTRVRALRVGVRLTALGIGGAVSLAAAPAGGGLLDLLDKDLDPGHVMLQESPVGAGRTYVTYDEESDPEAAAALAADRLVADGGLEREAVVVIVPTGSGWVNQHAVAAFEAQFGAGVATVAVQYDESPSWLSMLTARSTSESSAHAVVAAVADRLSTVPEDQRPALYVAGESLGSLAGQAALADPALADRTCGALWSGVPGGGSLGLAGERSLANADDPVVHLTPGTATSRPEDWGGQVWLPGISYGTTVLDLATSLAPEAGHGHRYGPEQDWTLPTCDAR; from the coding sequence ATGTTCTCCCGACGACCCCACGCCCTGCTGCTGAGCCTGCTCGCGGCCCTCACCGCCACGGTCCTGACCCTGGTCGCGACCCCCGCCGTCGCCGGCGCCGAGCGGACGCCCGCCGGGCGGGCCGTGCTGGCCCTGGCCAGCGGCACGGGCACGGAGGCGCTGGCGGCGGTGCCCGCCGACTTCGCCGACGTGATGGGCTACCACCCCGTCCTGGAGGCCGGCGAACTGGTGCGCGCGGACGGGGACTGCTCCTCACCGGTCCCGCTGCCGCCGGCGTTCGAGCCCGCCTGCCGCCAGCACGACTACGGATACGACCTGCTCCGGTATGCCGGGGCGACCGGTGCCCCGCTGGGCACCTGGGCCCGCACGTCGGTCGACGGCCTGTTGCGGGATCGGCTCGACCGGCTGTGCGCGGGCACGTCGTCGGTGGGGTCGTGCGGACCCAACGCCCAGATGGCCGCCACCGCCGTAGAGCTGAACTCGCTGCGCCAGGGGCAGGGGGTGCCCGACGAGAGCCTGGTGACCGGGGCGGCACTCGCCAGCAGCGCGTTGGGGCTGCTCGGGATGACCGCTGTCGTGCTCCCCGACCGGGTGGTCCGCCGACTTGCCGGCGGCGCCCGGCGACTCTCCGGCGGGGCCCGGCGGCTCCTCAGCAGGGTCCGGCGGCTCGCGGGGCTCGTCCGGGTGTCACCCCCCACCGTCGGGGCGACGGTGCTCGTGACGGGGGCCGTCCTGCTGTCCCTGGTGCCTTCCCTGTTGCCCCGGCCCGTCCTCGTGCAGGGCCCCCTGACCGGGGTGCTCGTGGCGCTGGCGCTCCTTGCCGCTTGGCTGGTCGGCCGGGTGCGCCGGTGCGTGACCGGCGGTCTAGCGCACGCGCAGCTGCACCCGCACCCGGACCCGCGGCCGGGGACGACGCGGGGCCGCTGGCTGGCCCTGTCGGTCGGGGTCGCGGTGGTCCTCGCCGGTGTGGTGTGCGCCGGGCTGCTGCTCGCCGATCAGGCCGGGACGGTCGGCCTGGCCGCACCCGCCCCGACGCACTGGCCGGTGGTGGCCGCGCTGGCCGGCGGCACGGCGTCCGGACTCGTGCTCCTGGGCCGCGGCGCAGCCTGGGCCGTGACCCGGGTCAGGGCCCTGCGGGTCGGGGTGCGGCTGACCGCCCTCGGCATTGGCGGCGCCGTCTCGCTCGCGGCCGCTCCGGCGGGCGGCGGGCTGCTGGACCTGCTGGACAAGGACCTGGACCCGGGACACGTGATGCTCCAGGAGTCCCCGGTCGGCGCGGGGCGCACCTACGTCACCTACGACGAGGAGTCTGACCCGGAGGCGGCCGCCGCGCTGGCTGCCGACCGGCTCGTCGCGGACGGCGGGCTGGAGCGGGAGGCCGTGGTGGTGATCGTGCCGACCGGGAGCGGCTGGGTGAACCAGCACGCGGTCGCCGCCTTCGAGGCCCAGTTCGGGGCGGGCGTGGCGACCGTGGCCGTGCAGTACGACGAGTCCCCGAGCTGGCTGAGCATGCTCACCGCCCGGTCCACCAGCGAGAGCTCCGCCCACGCGGTCGTGGCCGCCGTGGCGGACCGGCTCTCGACCGTGCCCGAGGACCAGCGGCCCGCGCTCTACGTCGCCGGGGAGTCACTCGGGTCCCTGGCGGGTCAGGCCGCGCTCGCCGACCCCGCCCTGGCCGACCGGACGTGCGGCGCCCTGTGGAGCGGCGTCCCCGGGGGCGGCTCGCTCGGGCTGGCCGGTGAGCGGTCGCTGGCCAACGCGGACGACCCCGTCGTCCACCTGACCCCCGGGACCGCGACCTCCCGTCCCGAGGACTGGGGAGGACAGGTGTGGCTGCCGGGCATCAGTTACGGCACGACCGTGCTGGACCTGGCCACTTCGCTGGCGCCGGAGGCCGGCCACGGTCACCGGTACGGCCCCGAGCAGGACTGGACGCTGCCCACCTGCGACGCGAGGTGA
- a CDS encoding response regulator, with protein sequence MSISVLIADDQAMVRQGFGALLAAQPDISVIGDAPDGRAAVQQVVQLRPDVVLMDVRMPELNGLEAAADIMSRRLDPAPKVLMLTTFDIDDYVYEALRLGASGFLLKDAPADELVRAVRVVAAGESLLAPSITRRLIEEVTRRRPAQQGSSAALAQLTGREREVLELIATGMSNAEIAGHLFVAEQTVKTHVGKVLAKLSLRDRAQAVVFAYENGVVTPG encoded by the coding sequence ATGTCGATCAGCGTCCTCATCGCCGATGACCAGGCGATGGTCCGCCAGGGGTTCGGCGCCCTGCTCGCCGCCCAGCCCGACATCAGCGTCATCGGCGACGCCCCGGACGGGCGGGCGGCCGTCCAGCAGGTCGTGCAGCTGAGGCCCGACGTGGTGCTCATGGACGTGCGGATGCCCGAACTCAACGGGCTGGAGGCCGCCGCCGACATCATGTCCCGGCGCCTCGACCCAGCACCGAAGGTGCTCATGCTGACCACCTTCGACATCGACGACTACGTCTACGAGGCGCTCCGGCTCGGTGCCAGCGGCTTCCTGCTCAAGGACGCCCCGGCCGACGAGTTGGTCCGGGCGGTACGCGTCGTCGCAGCGGGGGAGTCACTGTTGGCCCCCTCGATCACCCGCCGGCTCATCGAGGAGGTCACCCGTCGCCGGCCGGCGCAGCAGGGCAGCTCGGCCGCACTGGCCCAGCTCACCGGGCGCGAGCGGGAGGTCCTCGAACTGATCGCCACCGGCATGTCGAACGCCGAGATCGCCGGTCACCTGTTCGTCGCCGAGCAGACCGTGAAGACTCACGTCGGGAAGGTGTTGGCCAAGCTGTCCCTGCGAGACCGTGCCCAGGCGGTCGTGTTCGCCTACGAGAACGGTGTCGTCACGCCCGGCTGA
- a CDS encoding ABC transporter ATP-binding protein gives MSDLAIEVTDLTKSFGTTRALDGFTLAVPTGTVVGFLGPNGAGKSTAIRVLLGMLRADSGRATVLGLDPWSDAVRVHQRIAYVPGDTNLWPGLTGGEIIDVLTRLRGGTRGATDQRRAELIERFELDPTKKARTYSKGNRQKVALVAALSTEAELFLLDEPTSGLDPLMEAVFTEEVQRLRGDGRTVLLSSHILAEVEKLCDTVTIIRSGRDVESGTLAQLRHLTRSTVAATTESDTTSLASVEGVHDLTHDGSALRFQVDDAALPAVLPRLGALGAAHLTITPPSLEELFLRHYGDDLTDGTPAA, from the coding sequence ATGAGCGACCTCGCCATCGAGGTCACCGACCTCACCAAGTCCTTCGGCACCACCCGCGCCCTCGACGGTTTCACCCTCGCCGTGCCGACCGGGACGGTGGTCGGCTTCCTCGGCCCGAACGGCGCCGGCAAGTCGACCGCCATCCGGGTGCTGCTGGGCATGCTGCGCGCCGACTCGGGCCGGGCCACCGTGCTCGGGCTGGACCCGTGGAGCGACGCGGTGCGGGTGCACCAGCGGATCGCCTACGTGCCCGGCGACACCAACCTGTGGCCGGGCCTGACCGGCGGCGAGATCATCGACGTGCTCACCCGGCTGCGGGGCGGCACCCGGGGCGCGACCGACCAGCGACGGGCCGAGCTGATCGAGCGGTTCGAGCTCGACCCGACCAAGAAGGCCCGCACCTACTCCAAGGGCAACCGGCAGAAGGTTGCCCTGGTGGCGGCCCTGTCGACCGAGGCCGAGCTGTTCCTGCTGGACGAGCCGACCTCGGGGCTGGACCCGCTGATGGAGGCGGTGTTCACCGAGGAGGTGCAGCGGCTGCGCGGCGATGGCCGGACGGTGCTGCTCTCCAGCCACATCCTGGCCGAGGTGGAGAAGCTCTGCGACACCGTGACCATCATCCGGTCGGGACGGGACGTCGAGAGCGGCACGCTGGCCCAACTGCGGCACCTGACCCGATCGACCGTCGCCGCCACGACCGAATCCGACACCACGTCCCTGGCCTCGGTCGAGGGCGTGCACGACCTGACCCACGACGGGTCGGCGCTGCGCTTCCAGGTCGACGACGCCGCGCTCCCCGCCGTGCTCCCCCGGCTCGGCGCGCTGGGGGCGGCGCACCTGACCATCACCCCGCCGTCCCTGGAGGAACTCTTCCTGCGGCACTACGGCGACGACCTCACCGACGGGACACCAGCGGCATGA
- a CDS encoding sensor histidine kinase has product MSRRGRPERPPGRGRRAWRWTTTPVRAGGRAVLVRPAQALGRRLNQVGPRGWDLVLWLVTAVLFIIGWPTVQLSHEVQGSLMPVVAAIGVAPLLLARLHPLLGWGLWTVGGVVVPLLFDRAPGYDFPWQVTAFLVLLALLFAVALRDGARAIAITWLVTAVLFVVLLPNELSAGWVFGVTAVMGVGLLVRWLVRSRRELAEQTELGELERARRAIAEERTRIARDLHDVVAHRMSMVVVQAQSAPYRLGGVEPEVSKEFASIADQAREALNEVRGMLGVLRSDGQLAEDVPQPGTDDVLEMLQRARAAGLDLSWEGTGDPSRCGASTAMVLYRILQESLANASRHAPGAPVTVDVDFGDQVLLLVRNGPSSRAPGPGRHSGQGIIGMQSRAASVGGGLTAEPTVDGGFEVRAHLPARAASDPAAADAAS; this is encoded by the coding sequence ATGAGCAGGAGAGGGCGTCCGGAGCGGCCCCCGGGACGGGGCCGCCGCGCGTGGCGGTGGACGACCACGCCGGTCCGCGCCGGGGGGCGGGCCGTCCTGGTCCGGCCCGCGCAGGCGCTCGGACGGCGGCTCAACCAGGTCGGCCCGCGCGGCTGGGACCTCGTCCTGTGGCTGGTCACCGCGGTCCTGTTCATCATCGGCTGGCCGACCGTGCAGCTCAGCCACGAGGTCCAGGGCAGCCTGATGCCGGTGGTGGCGGCCATCGGGGTTGCCCCCCTGTTGCTGGCCCGGCTGCACCCGCTGCTCGGCTGGGGGCTGTGGACCGTGGGCGGCGTGGTCGTGCCGCTGCTGTTCGACCGAGCCCCCGGCTACGACTTCCCGTGGCAGGTCACGGCCTTCCTCGTGCTGCTGGCCCTGCTGTTCGCCGTGGCGCTGCGGGACGGGGCGCGCGCCATCGCGATCACCTGGTTGGTCACGGCCGTCCTCTTCGTCGTCCTCCTGCCGAACGAGCTGAGCGCCGGGTGGGTGTTCGGCGTCACGGCCGTGATGGGTGTCGGCCTCCTGGTCCGCTGGCTGGTCCGCTCCCGCCGGGAGCTGGCCGAGCAGACCGAACTGGGCGAGCTGGAGCGGGCTCGCCGCGCCATCGCCGAGGAACGCACCCGGATCGCCCGCGACCTGCACGACGTGGTGGCGCACCGGATGTCGATGGTGGTGGTCCAGGCGCAGAGCGCGCCCTACCGGCTCGGCGGGGTGGAGCCGGAGGTCTCGAAGGAGTTCGCCTCGATCGCCGACCAGGCCCGGGAGGCGCTCAACGAGGTGCGCGGCATGCTCGGGGTGCTCCGCAGCGACGGTCAACTGGCCGAGGACGTCCCGCAACCGGGCACCGACGACGTGCTCGAGATGCTCCAGCGGGCACGGGCGGCAGGATTGGACCTGAGCTGGGAGGGCACCGGCGACCCCAGCCGCTGTGGGGCGTCGACCGCGATGGTGCTCTACCGGATCCTGCAGGAGTCCCTGGCCAACGCCTCCCGGCACGCCCCAGGGGCGCCGGTCACGGTGGACGTCGACTTCGGTGACCAGGTGCTGCTCCTGGTTCGCAACGGCCCGTCATCCAGGGCCCCCGGGCCGGGGCGGCATTCCGGCCAGGGGATCATCGGTATGCAGTCGCGCGCCGCCTCCGTCGGGGGCGGGTTGACCGCCGAACCGACCGTGGACGGCGGCTTTGAGGTGCGGGCGCACCTGCCCGCCAGGGCCGCGTCGGATCCGGCGGCCGCCGACGCGGCCTCGTAG
- a CDS encoding deoxyguanosinetriphosphate triphosphohydrolase: MTDPYADPPGYTAYDRERWVAEDPAQKRADRQDFARDRARVVHSAGLRRLSQTTQVVQPDSDDFVRNRLTHSLEVAQIGREFGAALGCDADVVDTACLAHDIGHPPFGHNGEAVLDQLAGDIGGFEGNAQTLRVLTRLEAKRAHPDGRSAGLNLTRASLDAATKYPWERGQGPVPTPKFGVYPDDLDVFGWLRAAAPEGEPTRRCLEAQVMDWSDDVAYCVHDVEDAVASGRIDPRALRSRAEQEQVVEVAARWYAPDLDPAELAAAIGRLLASGWIPERHDGSRADLAALKDMTSRLIGRFVHTVELATRERHGPGTLTRYAAELVIPDAVRAETVVLKATAAYFVMLSDERQSVMGDQREIVADLVAHFTAHREAMDPLHRQAREAAERAGQDATARRAVIDQVASLSDARALALHHAVRGAR; the protein is encoded by the coding sequence GTGACCGATCCGTATGCCGACCCACCCGGCTACACGGCATACGACCGTGAGCGGTGGGTTGCCGAGGACCCGGCACAGAAGCGTGCCGACCGGCAGGACTTCGCCCGCGACCGGGCCCGCGTGGTGCACTCGGCGGGGCTGCGCCGGCTCTCCCAGACCACCCAGGTGGTGCAGCCGGACTCGGACGACTTCGTGCGCAACCGGTTGACCCACTCGCTCGAGGTCGCCCAGATCGGACGGGAGTTCGGTGCCGCCCTCGGCTGCGACGCCGACGTGGTCGACACGGCGTGCCTGGCGCATGACATCGGGCACCCGCCGTTCGGGCACAACGGCGAGGCGGTGCTGGACCAGTTGGCCGGGGACATCGGCGGGTTTGAGGGCAACGCCCAGACGCTGCGGGTGCTCACCCGCCTGGAGGCTAAGCGGGCGCACCCGGACGGTCGCTCGGCCGGCCTGAACCTGACCCGGGCCAGCCTGGACGCCGCGACCAAGTACCCGTGGGAGCGCGGGCAGGGGCCGGTCCCGACCCCGAAGTTCGGGGTCTATCCGGACGACCTGGACGTCTTCGGATGGTTGCGTGCGGCAGCGCCGGAGGGGGAGCCGACCCGGCGGTGCCTCGAGGCTCAGGTGATGGACTGGTCCGACGATGTCGCGTACTGCGTGCACGACGTGGAGGACGCGGTGGCCTCCGGCCGGATCGACCCCAGGGCGCTGCGCTCGCGGGCGGAGCAGGAGCAGGTGGTGGAGGTGGCGGCGCGCTGGTACGCCCCCGACCTGGACCCGGCGGAGCTGGCCGCGGCGATCGGGCGCCTGCTGGCGAGCGGGTGGATCCCGGAGCGGCACGACGGGTCGCGGGCCGACCTGGCGGCGCTGAAGGACATGACCAGCCGGCTGATCGGCCGGTTCGTGCACACCGTGGAGCTGGCCACCCGGGAGCGGCACGGACCCGGGACGCTGACCCGGTATGCGGCGGAGCTGGTGATCCCGGACGCGGTGCGCGCCGAGACGGTGGTGCTCAAGGCGACCGCCGCCTACTTCGTGATGCTCAGCGACGAGCGGCAGTCGGTGATGGGGGACCAGCGGGAGATCGTCGCCGACCTGGTCGCGCACTTCACCGCGCACCGCGAGGCGATGGACCCGTTGCACCGGCAGGCCCGCGAGGCGGCCGAACGCGCTGGCCAGGACGCCACGGCACGGCGCGCGGTCATCGACCAGGTGGCCAGCCTGTCCGACGCCCGGGCCCTCGCCCTGCACCACGCCGTGCGCGGAGCCCGTTAG
- the ligD gene encoding non-homologous end-joining DNA ligase, whose translation MAKASTPATELEVGGRTVRISNPDRLYFPEPGHTKLDLARYYLSVGDGIVNALRERPCMLHRFPEGITGEKVHQKRLPRGAPDWVETVRVTFPRWNRTADELCVTELASVIWAVQMSTVEFHPWNSRRADVERPDEWRIDLDPGEECDFATVQRVAGVAREVLDELGATGFPKTTGGSGLHVYVRIEPEHGFHDVRRAALAFAREVERRAPQDATTTWWRKDRDPSAVFVDFNQNARDHTIACAYSVRGTRDARVSAPITWDEVPDVDPRDFTVATMPDRYAGLGDLHSGIDDATFDIAPLLEWAERDEAEGAEPVPDADD comes from the coding sequence ATGGCCAAGGCGAGCACTCCCGCGACCGAGCTGGAGGTCGGCGGGCGCACCGTGCGCATCTCCAACCCCGACCGGCTCTACTTCCCCGAGCCGGGGCACACCAAGCTCGACCTGGCCCGCTACTACCTGTCCGTCGGGGACGGCATCGTCAACGCGCTGCGCGAGCGGCCCTGCATGCTGCACCGCTTCCCCGAGGGGATCACCGGGGAGAAGGTGCACCAGAAGCGGCTGCCGCGCGGGGCGCCGGACTGGGTGGAGACGGTGCGGGTGACCTTCCCGCGGTGGAACCGCACCGCCGACGAGCTGTGCGTCACCGAGCTGGCCAGCGTGATCTGGGCGGTGCAGATGTCGACCGTGGAGTTCCACCCGTGGAACAGCCGCCGCGCCGACGTGGAGCGGCCCGACGAGTGGCGGATCGACCTGGATCCGGGCGAGGAGTGCGACTTCGCCACTGTGCAGCGGGTCGCCGGGGTCGCGCGGGAGGTGCTCGACGAGCTGGGGGCCACCGGGTTCCCCAAGACGACCGGCGGGTCCGGCCTGCACGTCTATGTCCGGATCGAGCCCGAGCACGGCTTTCACGACGTGCGGCGCGCCGCGCTGGCGTTCGCCCGGGAGGTGGAGCGACGTGCGCCGCAGGACGCGACGACCACCTGGTGGCGCAAGGACCGCGACCCCTCGGCCGTCTTCGTCGACTTCAACCAGAACGCCCGGGACCACACGATCGCGTGCGCCTACTCGGTGCGGGGCACCCGCGACGCTCGGGTGTCGGCGCCGATCACCTGGGACGAGGTGCCCGACGTCGACCCGCGCGACTTCACGGTCGCCACGATGCCGGACCGGTATGCCGGGCTGGGCGACCTGCACTCCGGGATCGACGACGCGACGTTCGACATCGCCCCGCTGCTGGAGTGGGCCGAGCGCGACGAGGCCGAGGGTGCCGAGCCGGTGCCGGACGCCGACGACTGA
- the dusB gene encoding tRNA dihydrouridine synthase DusB, which yields MTTLTAPGSSETAAEPVLPPLRIGRHTIDSPVVLAPMAGITNRAFRRLCRQYGAEGLAAGGATGATSLYVSEMITSRALVERTPISMRLIEHDPDEAPRSIQLYGVDPPTVGAAVRMLVSEDRADHIDLNFGCPVPKVTRKGGGAALPWKTELFRGIVSAAVREASPYDVPVTVKMRVGIDSDHVTFLEAGRIAEGEGAAAVALHARTAAQAYSGQADWSRIAELKRAVTSIPVLGNGDIWSAEDAIRMVRETGCDGVVVGRGCLGRPWLFTDLAAAFAGSQARVQPSLGEVAATLRRHAEYLVEFHDDEHHGCRDIRKHIAWYFKGFPVGGNLRHQLGLVDSLTALDDLIGGLDLSQPWPGEASDGPRGRAGSSRVVALPDGWLRTRDLDEAQQASVLQAELSVDGG from the coding sequence ATGACGACGCTTACCGCCCCCGGGTCCAGCGAGACCGCAGCCGAACCCGTCCTTCCGCCGTTGCGGATCGGACGGCACACGATCGACTCCCCGGTCGTGCTGGCGCCGATGGCGGGCATCACGAACCGGGCTTTCCGCAGGCTGTGCCGGCAGTACGGCGCGGAGGGGCTGGCCGCCGGCGGCGCGACGGGCGCGACCTCGCTGTACGTGAGCGAGATGATCACCTCCCGGGCGCTGGTCGAGCGGACCCCGATCTCGATGCGTCTGATCGAGCACGACCCGGACGAGGCGCCGCGCTCCATCCAGCTCTACGGCGTCGACCCGCCGACCGTCGGCGCGGCCGTGCGGATGCTGGTCAGCGAGGACCGCGCCGACCACATCGACCTGAACTTCGGCTGCCCGGTGCCCAAGGTGACCCGCAAGGGCGGGGGAGCGGCGCTGCCGTGGAAGACCGAGCTGTTCCGCGGGATCGTCTCCGCCGCGGTGCGGGAGGCGAGCCCGTATGACGTGCCGGTGACGGTGAAGATGCGGGTCGGGATCGACTCCGACCACGTGACCTTCCTCGAGGCGGGACGGATCGCCGAGGGCGAGGGTGCGGCCGCCGTGGCGCTCCATGCCCGCACGGCCGCCCAGGCCTACTCGGGCCAGGCCGACTGGTCCCGGATTGCCGAGCTCAAGCGGGCCGTGACCTCGATCCCGGTGCTCGGCAACGGGGACATCTGGTCGGCCGAGGACGCGATCCGGATGGTCCGGGAGACTGGCTGCGACGGCGTGGTCGTCGGTCGCGGCTGCCTAGGCCGGCCCTGGCTGTTCACCGACCTCGCGGCCGCCTTCGCCGGGTCGCAGGCCCGGGTGCAGCCGTCGCTGGGCGAGGTGGCGGCGACCCTGCGGCGGCATGCGGAGTACCTCGTGGAGTTCCATGACGACGAGCACCACGGCTGCCGTGACATCCGCAAGCACATCGCATGGTACTTCAAGGGGTTCCCGGTGGGTGGCAACCTGCGTCACCAGTTGGGGCTGGTGGACTCCCTGACGGCCCTGGACGACCTGATCGGCGGGTTGGACCTGTCCCAGCCGTGGCCGGGTGAGGCTAGCGACGGGCCCCGCGGCCGGGCCGGTTCGTCCCGGGTCGTGGCGCTCCCGGACGGATGGCTGCGCACCCGCGACCTGGACGAGGCCCAGCAGGCCTCCGTCCTGCAGGCCGAGCTCTCGGTCGACGGGGGCTGA
- a CDS encoding TetR/AcrR family transcriptional regulator, translated as MSSASTTAVQGDLTARARIRDAAIRRFAEDGMGASLRSIATDAGVSAALILHHFGSRAGLRQACDDYVHSEVVRAKSSVLQQTGAGSALLVELAGVEGYAVLVGYVLRAVQAGDDFTAELVEGMVRDTLTYLEEGVRAGTVRASRFPEDRARMLVNWSLGSLLLRMPTPKGRLDLAALPATLRRYIEELMGPGLEIFTEPLLTDPSLLETYLTYHDSTPEETP; from the coding sequence ATGAGTTCAGCCAGCACGACGGCGGTGCAGGGCGACCTGACGGCACGGGCCAGGATCAGGGACGCCGCGATCCGCCGGTTCGCCGAGGACGGCATGGGCGCCTCGCTCCGGTCGATCGCCACGGACGCCGGTGTCAGCGCGGCGCTGATCCTGCACCACTTCGGGTCCCGGGCGGGGCTGCGCCAGGCGTGTGACGACTACGTGCACAGCGAGGTCGTGCGGGCCAAGAGCTCGGTCCTCCAGCAGACCGGGGCGGGGAGCGCCCTGCTGGTCGAGCTCGCCGGCGTGGAGGGCTACGCGGTGCTGGTCGGCTACGTGCTGCGGGCCGTGCAGGCGGGCGACGACTTCACCGCGGAGCTCGTCGAGGGGATGGTCCGGGACACGCTGACCTACCTGGAGGAGGGCGTGCGGGCCGGGACGGTGCGCGCGAGCCGGTTCCCCGAGGACCGGGCCCGAATGCTGGTCAACTGGTCCCTGGGCAGCCTGCTGCTGCGGATGCCCACCCCGAAGGGCCGCCTGGACCTCGCCGCCCTACCGGCCACGCTGCGCCGCTACATCGAGGAGCTCATGGGCCCGGGGCTGGAGATCTTCACCGAGCCCCTGCTGACCGATCCCTCCCTCCTCGAGACCTACCTGACCTACCACGACAGCACACCCGAGGAGACACCATGA
- a CDS encoding sulfurtransferase: MSDLLIEPAELNELLRNGDPDTPLLVLDVRWALGRDRAANEAEYLAGHIPGAVFLDLDSALSGQVKEGGAGGRHPMPTLAEATRAFRAAGISDEHEIVVYDAADSVAAARAWWLLTYFGKDEVRVLNGGYAGWVRTGHETTTDVPEVSPGDIVLTPGGRRLLDADGVEHYLDRHQVVDARMPERFRGEQEPVDPVAGHIPGAINIPALRNVDADGRFLPPDDLELRFTALGIQGDKRTAVYCGSGVQACHMALAMEIAEVGHYDPAVYIGSWSDWITDPDRPVETGP, translated from the coding sequence GTGTCCGACCTGCTAATCGAGCCGGCCGAGCTCAACGAGCTCCTGCGGAACGGTGATCCGGACACCCCGCTCCTGGTCCTGGACGTCCGGTGGGCGCTGGGCCGGGACCGCGCGGCCAACGAGGCGGAGTACCTGGCCGGGCACATCCCCGGCGCGGTCTTCCTGGACCTGGACAGCGCCCTGTCCGGGCAGGTCAAGGAGGGCGGCGCGGGCGGTCGCCACCCGATGCCGACGCTGGCCGAGGCCACCCGGGCGTTCCGTGCCGCCGGCATCAGCGACGAGCACGAGATCGTCGTCTACGACGCGGCCGACTCGGTCGCCGCCGCCCGCGCCTGGTGGTTGCTCACCTACTTCGGCAAGGACGAGGTCCGGGTGCTCAACGGTGGCTACGCCGGGTGGGTGCGCACCGGCCACGAGACCACCACCGACGTCCCCGAGGTGTCCCCCGGCGACATCGTGCTGACGCCCGGTGGCCGACGGTTGCTGGACGCCGACGGCGTCGAGCACTACCTGGACCGGCACCAGGTGGTGGACGCCCGGATGCCCGAGCGGTTCCGGGGCGAGCAGGAGCCGGTCGACCCCGTCGCCGGGCACATCCCGGGGGCCATCAACATCCCGGCGCTGCGTAACGTGGACGCCGACGGACGCTTCCTGCCGCCCGACGACCTGGAGCTGCGGTTCACCGCGCTGGGGATCCAGGGCGACAAGCGCACGGCCGTCTACTGCGGGTCCGGGGTCCAGGCCTGCCACATGGCGCTGGCCATGGAGATCGCCGAGGTCGGACACTACGACCCGGCCGTCTACATCGGCTCCTGGAGCGACTGGATCACCGACCCGGACCGCCCGGTCGAGACCGGCCCCTGA